TGGTCAGTGCGAAATCGACATGCGCTTCGATTCTCTGTTGAACATGGGTGACACCCTGCAGTGGTTCAAGTACATCGTCAAAAACGTTGCTTACCGTAACGGCAAATCGGTGACCTTTATGCCGAAACCGGTCTTCAACGATAACGGTTCAGGGATGCATTGCCATATGTCGATCTGGAAAGAAGGCAAAAACCTCTTTGCCGGTGATGGCTACGGTGGCCTGAGCAAGATGGCGCTCTATTTTATCGGCGGTATCGTTAAGCATGCCAAGGCGCTGAATGCTTTCACCAATCCGACTACCAATAGCTACAAGCGGCTGGTCCCTGGTTATGAGGCTCCGGTTAATCTGGCCTATTCAAACCGCAACCGTTCTGCCGCGCTGCGGATTCCAAATACCAACAGCGATAAGGCGAAACGTGTCGAGTGCCGCTTCCCGGATCCGGCTGCCAACGGGTACCTCTGTTTCTCGGCCTTGTTGATGGCCGGTCTTGATGGTATTGAGAACAAGATCGATCCGGGTCAGCCGATCGATAAAGATCTCTATGGTCTGTCGCCTGAAGAGATGAAGGATATCCCGCACGTCGCCGGGACTCTGCCTGAAGCCCTGAACTGCCTCGAAGCAGATCATGACTTTTTGCTGAAGGGTGATGTCTTCACCAAGGATGTTATTGATATGTGGCTCAGTTACAAGCGTACACATGAAGTTGATCCGGTCCGGATGCGTCCTTGTCCAGAAGAGTTCTCCCTTTACTACGATTGCTGATGCCTGCAGTTGTTTTTAAAAAAAGCCCCTGGCATTGCCTGGGGCTTTTTTTTTGATGTGAATCAAGGATATATATTTAAAGTTATTGCACTATGAACCTGCAAATAACAACAAACGCTGACGGAGAAAAATTATGGCAGTACGCGAAATGGTCAATATTGACGAAGCAAAATGTAATGGCTGCGGTGATTGTGTGCCTTCATGCGACGAAGGTGCGATTCAGATTATCAATGGCAAGGCGAAACTGCTGTCAGATAGCTTATGCGACGGA
Above is a genomic segment from Geopsychrobacter electrodiphilus DSM 16401 containing:
- the glnA gene encoding type I glutamate--ammonia ligase; amino-acid sequence: MTGKEALKFAADNGCKMVDYKFLDFVGVWQHFSTPMAELSEDTFEEGIGFDGSSIRGWQPIHQSDMLLMPQPETAKIDPFIEVPTLSLICNVADPITREGYSRDPRYIAQKAEAYLKSSGMGDTAYIGPEPEFFIFDDVRFASSANESFYCVDSVEGAWNTGREEFPNLGYKPAHKGGYFPCAPTDSLVDLRNEMVEVLQSVGMHIEAVHHEVASGGQCEIDMRFDSLLNMGDTLQWFKYIVKNVAYRNGKSVTFMPKPVFNDNGSGMHCHMSIWKEGKNLFAGDGYGGLSKMALYFIGGIVKHAKALNAFTNPTTNSYKRLVPGYEAPVNLAYSNRNRSAALRIPNTNSDKAKRVECRFPDPAANGYLCFSALLMAGLDGIENKIDPGQPIDKDLYGLSPEEMKDIPHVAGTLPEALNCLEADHDFLLKGDVFTKDVIDMWLSYKRTHEVDPVRMRPCPEEFSLYYDC